In a single window of the Cucumis melo cultivar AY chromosome 11, USDA_Cmelo_AY_1.0, whole genome shotgun sequence genome:
- the LOC103497918 gene encoding mediator of RNA polymerase II transcription subunit 33A, producing MAVSVQNNLWDRVTELTKVAQQKGVDPLLWAIQLSSNLNSAGVVLPSVELANLLVSHICWENNEPVSWKFLEKALMLNIVPPILVLALLTTRVISRRQFQPVAYRLYLELLRRHAFKLKSHIHGLKYKEVMASVDAVLCLSETFNLPANDPGTLVVEFIFSIVWQLLDATLADEGLLELIMEEKSKWPAKPQEMELDGHNGYDDKWTEQRERLRNVNIELTIEIIGKFLEDSVTSRILQLACRNMPSHWADLIQRLQLLGENSSVLRNSKSLDSEIFLQFTSDTWTIFSQEFKQNSQQKFHPIRAFGSPAASASLCHRTHYSALWLPLDLVLEDAMDGYQVEATSAIEKITSLVKTLKAINGTSWHDTFLGLWIASLRLVQRERDPIEGPVPRIDTRLCLLLCITVLVIADLIEEEESATIDETEYVASHHWKEKKTPGKCRNELISSLQILGEYQSLLTPPQDVISACNQAAAKAMMFVSGISVNNAYFECINMKDMPMNSSGNMRHLIVEACIARNLLDTSAYFWRGYVNGCISQMPQSIPPQAPGWSAFMKGALLNHIMINVLTSTPASSLAELEKIFEIAVKGSDEEKISAATILCGASLIRGWNIQEHTVHYITRLLSPPVPTDYSGCESHLIGYAPMLNVLIVGIASIDCVQIFSLHGLVPQLACSLMPICEVFGSCVPNLNWTLSTGEEISAHAVFSNAFTLLLKLWRFNHPPLDHGVGDAPTVGSQLTPEYLLLVRNSHLISGNVHKDRNKMRLSAVASSSSPQPIFVDSFPKLKAWYRQHQACIASTLSGHVHGNPVHQTVDGLLNMMFRRINGGNQPLTSVTSGSSSSSGAGNEDPSLRPKLPAWDIMEAVPFVIDAALTACAHGKLSPRELATGLKDLADFLPASLATIVSYFSAEVTRGLWKPVFMNGTDWPSPAENLSNVEEQIKKILAATGVDVPSLAAGGSSPATLPLPLAAFVSLTITYKIDRASQRFLNLAGPALESLAAGCPWPCMPIVASLWTQKAKRWSDFLVFSASRTVFLQNCDAVVQLLKSCFTATLGLTANPLSNNGGVGALLGHGFGSHFCGGISPVAPGILFLRVYRSIRDVALLVEEILSLLMDSVREIACNGAGKDKSGKLKTTNNAKRYGQISLSSAMTQVKLAASLGASLVWLSGGLVLVQSVIKETLPSWFISVHRSEQEKCSEGIVSMLGGYALAYFAVLCGAFAWGTDSSSSASKRRPKILGVHMEFLASALDGKISLGCDWATWRAYVTGFVSLMVGCTPSWVLDVDVEVLKRLSNGLRQWNEEELALALLGLGGFGTIGAAAELIIESEF from the exons GGTCATGGCCTCTGTTGATGCTGTTCTTTGTCTTTCTGAGACATTCAATTTGCCAGCAAATGATCCTGGGACCCTCGTGGTTGAgtttatattttcaattgtCTGGCAGTTGCTTGATGCAACACTTGCTGACGAAGGGTTATTGGAACTTATTATGGAAGAGAAATCTAAATGGCCGGCAAAACCTCAAGAAATGGAACTAGATGGACACAATGGTTATGATGATAAGTGGACTGAACAACGTGAGAGATTGCGGAATGTAAACATTGAACTGACAATTGAGATAATTGGGAAATTTCTTGAAGATTCGGTTACTTCAAGGATTCTTCAGTTGGCTTGCAGgaatat GCCTTCGCATTGGGCAGATCTCATACAGCGACTCCAGTTGCTGGGAGAAAATTCTTCAGTATTGAGGAACTCAAAATCTCTGGACTCGGAGATTTTTCTGCAGTTCACATCTGACACTTGGACTATCTTCTCTCaagaatttaaacaaaattcaCAGCAGAAATTCCATCCAATTAGAGCTTTTGGATCTCCAGCAGCTTCTGCTAGTTTGTGTCATAGAACTCATTATTCTGCTCTCTGGCTTCCACTCGATCTAGTTCTAGAAGATGCAATGGATGGATATCAAGTAGAAGCAACGAGTGCTATTGAAAAAATTACCA GTTTGGTCAAAACCCTTAAGGCAATAAATGGAACTAGTTGGCATGATACCTTCTTGGGTCTCTGGATAGCATCTCTTCGTCTTGTTCAAAGG GAAAGGGATCCCATCGAGGGGCCTGTGCCTCGAATAGACACTCGTCTATGCCTTCTATTGTGTATCACAGTCCTTGTGATTGCTGATCTGATTGAGGAAGAGGAAAGTGCGACAATTGATGAAACAGAGTATGTTGCTTCCCATcactggaaagaaaaaaagacccCTGGCAAGTGTCGTAATGAACTAATTTCTAGCCTACAGATATTGGGGGAATATCAGAGCTTGCTGACTCCTCCTCAGGATGTTATCTCTGCATGCAATCAGGCGGCTGCCAAAGCAATGATGTTTGTATCTGGAATCAGTGTTAATAATGCATATTTTGAATGCATTAATATGAAAGACATGCCGATGAACTCTT CTGGAAATATGCGTCATTTGATTGTTGAAGCTTGCATTGCTAGAAATCTCCTGGATACATCTGCATATTTTTGGCGAGGCTATGTGAACGGTTGCATTAGCCAAATGCCTCAAAGTATACCACCTCAGGCACCTGGCTGGTCAGCTTTCATGAAGGGGGCTCTACTTAATCATATAATGATAAATGTGTTAACTTCAACTCCTGCTTCAAG CTTAGCAGAACTGGAGAAAATATTTGAGATAGCAGTAAAAGGATCAGACGAAGAGAAGATATCTGCAGCAACCATTCTTTGTGGGGCCTCCTTGATCCGAGGCTGGAATATTCAG GAACATACTGTCCATTATATTACTAGGTTACTTTCTCCTCCAGTTCCCACGGATTACTCTGGATGTGAAAGTCATTTGATAGGCTATGCTCCAATGCTGAATGTGCTTATTGTTGGAATAGCATCTATTGATTGTGTTCAGATTTTTTCTCTACATGGTTTG GTTCCACAGCTTGCATGTTCACTGATGCCAATCTGTGAGGTTTTTGGCTCATGTGTGCCAAATCTCAATTGGACGTTATCAACAGGGGAAGAAATCTCTGCTCATGCTGTGTTTTCAAATGCGTTTACTCTTCTCTTAAAGCTTTGGAGATTTAACCATCCTCCTCTAGACCATGGTGTGGGTGATGCACCTACGGTTGGATCCCAACTTACTCCAGAATATTTACTCTTAGTGAGAAATTCCCATCTGATATCTGGAAATGTCCACAAAGATCGCAATAAAATGAGACTTTCAGCAGTAGCAAGTTCCTCTTCCCCTCAACCAATATTTGTAGATTCATTTCCTAAATTGAAAGCCTGGTATCGGCAGCATCAAGCATGTATAGCATCAACCCTCTCTGGTCATGTTCATGGCAACCCAGTTCATCAGACTGTTGATGGACTGCTTAACATGATGTTCCGAAGAATTAATGGGGGGAACCAACCATTAACTTCGGTTACTTCTGGTAGCAGTAGTTCTTCTGGGGCCGGAAATGAAGATCCTTCTTTAAGACCTAAATTGCCTGCCTGGGATATAATGGAAGCTGTTCCTTTTGTGATTGATGCTGCTCTAACAGCCTGTGCTCATGGAAAGCTTTCTCCTCGTGAGTTGGCTACAG GACTCAAAGATCTAGCCGATTTTCTACCAGCATCTTTAGCAACCATAGTGAGCTACTTTTCTGCAGAAGTAACTCGAGGATTATGGAAACCTGTTTTTATGAATGGAACCGATTGGCCAAGCCCAGCAGAAAATCTTTCAAATGTCGAAGAGCAGATCAAAAAAATCCTAGCTGCTACTGGGGTTGATGTCCCTAGCCTGGCTGCAG GGGGAAGCTCTCCGGCTACACTTCCTTTGCCCTTAGCTGCCTTTGTAAGCCTTACTATAACCTACAAAATTGACAGAGCATCCCAACGTTTCCTCAATTTGGCTGGCCCAGCTTTGGAGTCTCTCGCAGCTGGTTGCCCATGGCCATGCATGCCAATTGTTGCCTCCTTGTGGACTCAAAAAGCCAAACGTTGGAGTGATTTCCTTGTCTTTTCAGCATCTCGTACAGTCTTCCTTCAGAACTGCGATGCCGTAGTTCAGCTGCTCAAAAGCTGCTTCACCGCCACCCTGGGGCTGACTGCCAATCCTCTTTCAAATAATGGAGGTGTAGGAGCTCTTCTTGGCCACGGATTTGGATCTCATTTCTGTGGTGGGATTTCTCCTGTTGCTCCAGGTATTCTTTTTTTACGTGTCTACCGATCAATTAGAGACGTTGCTCTATTAGTTGAAGAGATTCTCTCTCTTCTGATGGATTCTGTGAGAGAGATAGCCTGTAATGGTGCTGGAAAAGACAAGTCAGGGAAGTTGAAGACAACCAATAATGCAAAAAGATATGGTCAGATTTCACTATCTTCAGCAATGACTCAAGTAAAGCTTGCAGCTTCCCTTGGAGCTTCGCTAGTATGGCTATCAGGCGGTTTAGTCCTTGTTCAATCTGTGATAAAAGAAACATTGCCTTCATGGTTCATTTCAGTTCACCGGTCCGAGCAAGAGAAATGTTCAGAGGGAATAGTTTCAATGCTTGGTGGATATGCATTAGCTTACTTTGCAGTGTTATGTGGAGCTTTTGCTTGGGGAACTGATTCTTCATCATCTGCATCAAAACGACGTCCTAAAATCCTTGGTGTCCACATGGAGTTTCTTGCAAGTGCCCTTGATGGAAAGATATCGCTCGGATGTGATTGGGCCACTTGGCGTGCCTACGTGACTGGTTTTGTGAGCCTAATGGTTGGTTGCACGCCGAGCTGGGTCTTAGATGTAGATGTAGAAGTATTGAAACGATTGAGCAACGGACTAAGGCAATGGAATGAAGAAGAGCTTGCTCTTGCATTGCTTGGACTTGGTGGATTTGGTACCATAGGTGCAGCTGCTGAACTGATTATTGAAAGTGagttttaa